In a genomic window of Amycolatopsis japonica:
- a CDS encoding sulfurtransferase — protein MRPMITTSELAEQLSGPESARSVVLDVRWRLAGPPGADSYREAHLPGAVYVDLDTALAGEPGEGGRHPLPEPETLQRHLRAAGVRAGHPVVVYDDSDGSVAARAWWLLRWAGHAEVAVLDGGFAAWAEEERPLTDEIPSPAEGDIVVEPGGMPVLDAADAATLARDGLLFDARARPRYAGETEPIDPRAGHIPGAVNAPFSGHVGEDGRWRDASELAERFEGLGVAPETPVGVYCGSGVTASSVVLALEVAGHPEPAALYAGSWSHWSRDPERPLATGDLPG, from the coding sequence ATGCGCCCCATGATCACCACCAGCGAACTCGCCGAGCAGCTCTCCGGGCCGGAATCCGCACGCTCCGTAGTCCTCGACGTCCGCTGGCGGCTCGCCGGGCCGCCCGGCGCCGATTCCTACCGTGAGGCGCATCTCCCGGGCGCGGTGTACGTCGACCTCGACACGGCGCTCGCCGGGGAGCCGGGGGAGGGCGGGCGTCATCCACTGCCCGAGCCGGAGACGTTGCAGCGGCACCTGCGGGCGGCCGGGGTCCGCGCCGGTCACCCGGTGGTGGTCTACGACGACTCCGACGGTTCGGTCGCGGCCCGGGCGTGGTGGCTGCTGCGCTGGGCCGGGCACGCCGAGGTCGCCGTGCTGGACGGCGGGTTCGCCGCGTGGGCGGAGGAAGAGCGCCCGCTCACCGACGAGATCCCGTCACCGGCGGAGGGCGACATCGTCGTCGAGCCGGGCGGCATGCCGGTGCTCGACGCGGCCGACGCCGCCACTCTCGCGAGGGACGGGCTGCTCTTCGACGCACGGGCGCGGCCGAGGTACGCGGGCGAGACCGAGCCGATCGATCCGCGCGCCGGGCACATCCCCGGCGCGGTCAACGCGCCCTTCTCCGGGCACGTCGGGGAGGACGGCCGCTGGCGTGACGCCTCGGAGCTGGCCGAGCGGTTCGAAGGGCTCGGCGTGGCCCCGGAGACACCGGTCGGTGTCTACTGTGGATCGGGCGTCACCGCCTCGTCCGTCGTGCTCGCGCTCGAGGTCGCCGGTCACCCGGAGCCCGCGGCGTTGTACGCGGGTTCGTGGTCGCACTGGTCCCGCGACCCGGAGCGCCCGCTGGCCACGGGCGATCTGCCCGGCTGA
- a CDS encoding metal-dependent transcriptional regulator: MSNADEGDSVNDLIDTTEMYLRTIYELEEEGVVPLRARIAERLQQSGPTVSQTVARMERDGLVVVADDRHLQLTEHGRELAIAVMRKHRLAERLLVDVIGLEWEHVHNEACRWEHVMSEAVERKLVKLLDHPTTSPYGNPIPGLDKLGDGDPAPPAEADLVRLDEFARMGGGEVEIRRIAEHVQLDETLMTELKSVGIVPGSRVKVGKTAPGGTIEVTGGSSTAQVPVSALHAVLAQAR; this comes from the coding sequence ATGAGCAACGCGGACGAAGGGGACAGCGTGAACGATCTCATCGACACCACAGAGATGTACTTGCGTACCATCTACGAGCTCGAAGAAGAAGGTGTCGTCCCGCTGCGGGCCCGGATCGCGGAGCGGCTGCAGCAGAGCGGCCCGACCGTGAGCCAGACCGTCGCCAGGATGGAACGCGACGGACTGGTCGTGGTCGCGGACGACAGGCACCTGCAGCTGACCGAGCACGGTCGCGAGCTCGCCATCGCGGTCATGCGCAAGCACCGGCTGGCCGAGCGCCTCCTGGTCGATGTCATCGGCCTGGAATGGGAGCACGTCCACAACGAGGCCTGCCGCTGGGAACACGTGATGAGCGAGGCCGTCGAGCGCAAGCTGGTCAAGCTGCTCGACCACCCGACCACGTCGCCCTACGGCAACCCGATCCCGGGGCTGGACAAGCTCGGCGACGGTGATCCCGCCCCGCCCGCCGAAGCCGACCTCGTGCGGCTCGACGAGTTCGCCCGCATGGGCGGCGGCGAGGTCGAGATCCGCCGCATCGCCGAGCACGTGCAGCTGGACGAGACGCTGATGACGGAGCTCAAGTCGGTCGGCATCGTGCCCGGCAGCCGGGTCAAGGTCGGCAAGACGGCGCCCGGCGGCACCATCGAGGTCACCGGCGGGAGCAGCACCGCGCAGGTGCCCGTCTCGGCGTTGCACGCCGTGCTGGCGCAAGCCAGGTGA
- the galK gene encoding galactokinase has product MSAASDAAETFQALHGRAPAGVWSAPGRVNLIGEHTDYNDGFVLPFALPHRLAAAASPREDGVLTVSTLGSDGRVQESGPLTIADLRPGSVEGWAAYPAGVAWVLRDQGLDGGADVAIAGNVPSGAGLSSSHALECAVALALLGLAGITPGTGAGSPTLHEVARWVQRSENDFVGAPTGLLDQTASLCCTESNVLFLDVRSGEMEQVPFPLEESGVRILIMDSRTKHSHAEGGYGERRRGCERAAELLEVKALRDIGVDGLDTALAKLPDELVPLVRHVVTENQRVLDTVDLLRAGRITEIGPQLDASHVSMRDDYRISTRELDLAVDSAREAGALGARMTGGGFGGSAIALVRESDVDTVGRAVKAAYEAAELRHPRLFTAVPSRGAGRDEL; this is encoded by the coding sequence GTGAGCGCCGCGTCCGACGCCGCGGAGACCTTCCAGGCCCTCCACGGCCGGGCTCCGGCCGGCGTCTGGTCCGCACCGGGCCGGGTGAACCTGATCGGTGAGCACACCGACTACAACGACGGTTTCGTGCTGCCGTTCGCCCTCCCGCACCGGCTCGCCGCCGCGGCGTCGCCGCGCGAGGACGGTGTGCTGACCGTGTCCACCCTCGGCTCGGACGGCCGGGTGCAGGAATCCGGCCCGCTCACCATCGCCGATCTGCGGCCCGGCTCGGTCGAGGGGTGGGCCGCGTACCCGGCCGGGGTCGCGTGGGTCCTGCGGGACCAGGGTCTCGACGGCGGCGCGGACGTGGCGATCGCGGGGAACGTGCCTTCGGGGGCGGGGCTTTCCTCCTCCCACGCGCTCGAATGCGCCGTCGCGCTCGCCCTCCTGGGGCTGGCGGGGATCACCCCGGGGACCGGCGCGGGTTCGCCGACCCTGCACGAGGTGGCCCGCTGGGTGCAGCGTTCGGAGAACGACTTCGTCGGGGCGCCGACCGGCCTGCTCGACCAGACCGCCTCCCTGTGCTGCACGGAATCGAACGTGCTGTTCCTCGACGTCCGTTCCGGCGAGATGGAGCAGGTGCCGTTCCCGCTCGAGGAATCCGGCGTCCGGATCCTGATCATGGACAGCCGCACGAAGCATTCGCACGCCGAGGGCGGCTACGGGGAACGCCGCCGGGGCTGTGAGCGCGCCGCGGAGCTGCTCGAAGTGAAGGCGCTGCGGGACATCGGCGTCGACGGGCTGGACACCGCGCTCGCCAAGCTGCCGGACGAGCTCGTGCCGCTGGTGCGCCATGTCGTCACGGAGAACCAGCGCGTCCTCGACACCGTGGACCTGTTGCGGGCGGGCCGGATCACCGAGATCGGCCCTCAGCTCGACGCCTCGCACGTGAGCATGCGCGACGACTACCGGATCTCCACCCGTGAACTCGATCTCGCCGTCGATTCGGCCCGCGAAGCCGGGGCGCTCGGCGCGCGGATGACCGGCGGCGGCTTCGGCGGGTCGGCGATCGCGCTGGTCCGCGAGTCCGATGTGGACACCGTGGGCCGGGCGGTGAAGGCCGCGTACGAAGCGGCGGAGCTGCGCCACCCCAGGCTGTTCACCGCCGTGCCGTCGCGTGGCGCGGGCCGCGACGAGCTCTAG
- the galE gene encoding UDP-glucose 4-epimerase GalE: MVTGGAGYVGSVCAARLIEAGHDVTVVDDLSTGHADAVHPDATFVEGDAAEVAGRLLGDGFDGVLHFAAKSLVGESMTDPAKYWEGNVLTSLRLLEAMRDHGTKRLVFSSTAATYGEPESSPIPETAPTQPTNTYGATKLAIDHAITSFSRAHGIAAVSLRYFNVAGAYGSFGERHTTETHLIPLVLQVATGDRERIQIFGDDYPTSDGTAIRDYIHVVDLADAHLLALRHAADGEHRIYNLGSGTGFSVLEVIEACRRTTGHEIPAAVAPRRAGDPSVLVASSERAGDELGWKPERTDLDGIVADAWTFTQSRQNV; the protein is encoded by the coding sequence ATGGTGACGGGCGGAGCCGGTTATGTGGGCAGCGTCTGCGCGGCCCGCCTCATCGAGGCCGGGCACGACGTCACCGTGGTCGACGACCTCTCCACCGGGCACGCCGACGCGGTGCACCCGGACGCGACCTTCGTCGAGGGCGACGCCGCCGAGGTCGCCGGGCGCCTGCTCGGCGACGGCTTCGACGGTGTCCTCCACTTCGCCGCCAAGTCGCTGGTCGGCGAATCGATGACGGATCCGGCGAAGTACTGGGAAGGCAACGTCCTCACTTCGCTCCGCCTGCTCGAGGCGATGCGCGACCACGGCACGAAGCGGCTGGTGTTCTCCTCCACCGCGGCCACCTACGGCGAACCCGAGTCCTCCCCCATCCCGGAGACGGCGCCGACGCAGCCGACCAACACCTACGGCGCGACGAAGCTGGCCATCGACCACGCGATCACGTCGTTCTCGCGCGCCCACGGCATCGCCGCGGTCAGCCTGCGTTACTTCAACGTCGCCGGCGCCTACGGTTCCTTCGGCGAGCGGCACACCACCGAAACCCACCTGATCCCCCTCGTGCTCCAGGTCGCCACCGGGGACCGCGAGCGGATCCAGATCTTCGGTGACGACTACCCGACTTCGGACGGCACCGCCATCCGCGACTACATCCACGTGGTCGACCTCGCCGACGCGCACCTGCTGGCCCTGCGGCACGCGGCCGACGGCGAACACCGCATCTACAACCTCGGCAGCGGCACCGGTTTCTCGGTGCTCGAGGTGATCGAGGCGTGCCGCCGCACCACCGGTCACGAGATCCCCGCCGCGGTCGCGCCGCGCCGCGCGGGCGACCCGTCGGTGCTCGTGGCCTCCAGCGAGCGGGCCGGTGACGAGCTCGGGTGGAAGCCCGAGCGCACCGACCTCGACGGCATCGTGGCCGACGCCTGGACGTTCACCCAGTCCCGCCAGAACGTCTGA
- a CDS encoding DUF4192 domain-containing protein, translated as MTTSTPTGRTKVDLTDPADLLAAIPYLLGFHPEDSVVVFGLRGPGRMKQGLVMRVDLPPPGLEQDQARDLAIRLAVSGHTGATLAVVGGGTANKAGRPPRRRFIRRLEASLAEYEISVTHSVWAPRIAADVRWGCYRERTCGGILPDPRDSVAAAIVTGAGHVTHASRDEVERLFDPVAPETLARRADLLTRMADPPWRGEDPVPAGVAEVNAALTRVDGGDRAISDDQAVRLAWALSLVEVRGACLLTAVPADSSLARVAEDLWLILARELPAPEAAEALALKAHAAYVRGDLAAAGMALARAAEADPGHGLAKLLSTALNAMVPPADLIGVVLRQQAEGPPEIALRRSGGTG; from the coding sequence ATGACCACTTCCACCCCGACCGGCAGGACCAAGGTCGATCTGACGGATCCGGCGGACCTGCTCGCCGCGATCCCGTACCTCCTCGGATTCCACCCCGAGGACTCCGTCGTCGTCTTCGGCCTGCGCGGCCCTGGACGAATGAAACAAGGCCTCGTCATGCGCGTGGACCTGCCGCCGCCCGGCCTGGAACAAGACCAGGCGCGTGACCTGGCGATCAGGCTCGCCGTGTCCGGCCACACCGGTGCCACCCTCGCGGTGGTCGGCGGTGGCACCGCGAACAAGGCGGGGCGGCCACCGCGGCGCCGGTTCATCCGGCGTCTGGAAGCCTCGCTGGCCGAGTACGAGATCTCGGTGACGCATTCGGTGTGGGCGCCCAGGATCGCCGCCGACGTGCGGTGGGGCTGCTACCGGGAACGGACCTGTGGCGGGATCCTGCCGGATCCGCGGGACTCGGTGGCCGCCGCGATCGTCACCGGTGCCGGGCACGTCACCCACGCCAGCCGGGACGAGGTCGAGCGGCTCTTCGACCCCGTCGCGCCGGAAACGCTCGCCAGACGTGCCGATCTGCTCACCAGAATGGCCGATCCGCCGTGGCGAGGGGAGGATCCCGTCCCGGCCGGAGTCGCCGAGGTGAACGCCGCCCTCACCCGAGTCGACGGCGGAGACCGGGCGATCAGCGACGACCAGGCCGTCCGGCTGGCCTGGGCGCTTTCCCTGGTCGAGGTTCGCGGCGCCTGTCTGCTCACGGCCGTCCCCGCGGACTCGTCGCTCGCCCGCGTGGCGGAGGACCTCTGGCTCATCCTGGCCCGGGAGCTCCCGGCACCCGAAGCGGCCGAGGCGCTCGCTCTGAAGGCGCACGCCGCCTATGTCCGAGGTGACCTGGCGGCCGCCGGGATGGCCTTGGCCAGGGCCGCCGAGGCCGACCCCGGGCACGGGCTGGCGAAGCTGCTGAGCACGGCCCTCAACGCGATGGTGCCACCGGCCGACCTGATCGGGGTGGTCCTGCGGCAGCAGGCCGAAGGACCACCGGAGATCGCACTCAGACGTTCTGGCGGGACTGGGTGA
- a CDS encoding M23 family metallopeptidase encodes MSRLRRFAVLAAAAVLPALGLTLAGTTQASAAPNFQVPFKCGVTVTAATFSGHSPANSVDFQKSGITGMPVLASAGGTVTRVANEGSTSYGRWVEIDHGGGWRTRYAHLSTQSVSVGQAVSLGKQIGTAGATGGVTGPHLHFEERLNGVAQKAVLNGVAVPYYGHTNFTSKNSCGGNPYEATEVCGSGFSVVDSQGLANGSGTAYLLYNASTKANCVTTLKAVSLGTASPVSAFLEVQGSARVTDSGSFTYYAGPVKKTAASTCVKWGGSVGSNAYESPFEHCD; translated from the coding sequence ATGTCCAGGTTGCGCCGTTTCGCAGTGCTCGCCGCGGCCGCCGTTCTCCCCGCGCTCGGCCTGACCCTCGCCGGCACGACGCAGGCGTCGGCCGCCCCGAACTTCCAGGTCCCCTTCAAATGCGGCGTCACGGTCACGGCGGCGACGTTCAGCGGGCACAGCCCGGCGAACTCGGTCGACTTCCAGAAGTCGGGCATCACCGGGATGCCGGTGCTGGCCTCGGCTGGCGGCACCGTCACCCGGGTCGCCAACGAAGGCAGCACCAGCTATGGGCGCTGGGTCGAGATCGACCACGGTGGCGGCTGGCGTACCCGCTACGCCCACCTTTCGACCCAGTCCGTCTCGGTCGGCCAGGCCGTCAGCCTCGGCAAGCAGATCGGCACGGCCGGCGCGACCGGCGGGGTGACCGGTCCGCACCTGCACTTCGAAGAGCGGCTCAACGGGGTGGCGCAGAAGGCGGTGCTGAACGGGGTCGCGGTGCCGTACTACGGCCACACGAACTTCACCAGCAAGAACTCGTGCGGCGGCAACCCGTACGAGGCCACCGAGGTGTGCGGCAGCGGCTTCTCGGTCGTCGACTCGCAGGGGCTCGCGAACGGTTCGGGAACCGCGTACCTGCTGTACAACGCCTCGACCAAGGCCAACTGCGTCACCACGCTGAAGGCCGTTTCGCTCGGCACCGCTTCGCCGGTTTCGGCGTTCCTCGAGGTGCAGGGTTCGGCTCGCGTGACCGACTCCGGCAGCTTCACCTACTACGCCGGACCGGTGAAGAAGACGGCCGCCTCGACCTGCGTCAAGTGGGGCGGTTCGGTCGGATCGAACGCTTACGAGAGCCCGTTCGAACACTGCGACTGA
- a CDS encoding Xaa-Pro dipeptidyl-peptidase: MRVARLAALFTAVLVLPATALPAQADAPPTPVFKDGQAQPVFDPADVIRENVWVTAPVDSDHDGKDDLVHAEVVRPRATQQGMKVPVVYQASPYYAGGNDVANHNVDVELYVPGAKRAPAGPRIATKTVGPNAAPISWRYQDYFTARGFAVVYGESLGSGQSTGCPSTGDVNETIGAKSIVDWLNGRATARDAAGKAAVADWSTGKTGMTGVSYNGTLPNAVASTGVEGLETIVPIAAISSWYDYYRNDGAVVAAGGFQGEDADVLADYVYTRQDRAVCRPLIDRIGVDQDRVTGDYSRFWDVRNYRNDVNKVRASVLVVHGLGDWNVKTDQGTRWYEMLKARGVEHKIWLHQAGHADPYSLRRDVWLATLNKWMSHYLYGIDNGIEREPKATIQREDKSWVDEPEWPLPGTQDVKLYPWPGGSSKGKLDTRNPVPGKAAVETLADDASKTIEQLAAAASSGNRLLYSTTAAKQPVRLSGTVKTDLSLSFDKPAANVTAVLLDRAPDGTAKVITRGWTDPQNRRDPARTDPITPGENYKVEVELVAKDYLLAAGHKIEFLVASSDHDYTLRPKPGAGVSVELNRTSLVLPVAGGKPALRAAFG, encoded by the coding sequence AGGCTCGCCGCCCTGTTCACCGCCGTCCTGGTCCTTCCGGCGACGGCGTTGCCCGCCCAAGCCGACGCGCCGCCAACGCCGGTCTTCAAGGACGGCCAAGCCCAGCCGGTGTTCGACCCGGCGGACGTCATCCGGGAGAACGTCTGGGTCACCGCGCCGGTCGACAGCGACCACGACGGCAAGGACGACCTCGTGCACGCGGAGGTCGTGCGTCCTCGCGCGACACAGCAGGGCATGAAGGTCCCGGTCGTCTACCAGGCCAGCCCGTACTACGCGGGCGGCAACGACGTCGCGAACCACAACGTCGACGTGGAGCTGTACGTGCCCGGCGCGAAGCGCGCCCCGGCGGGCCCGCGGATCGCGACGAAGACCGTCGGTCCCAACGCGGCACCGATCAGCTGGCGCTACCAGGACTACTTCACCGCCCGCGGGTTCGCCGTGGTGTACGGGGAATCGCTCGGCAGCGGTCAGTCCACCGGCTGCCCGAGCACCGGCGACGTCAACGAGACCATCGGCGCGAAGTCCATTGTGGACTGGCTGAACGGCCGTGCGACGGCGCGCGACGCGGCGGGCAAGGCCGCGGTCGCGGACTGGAGCACCGGCAAGACCGGCATGACGGGCGTCTCCTACAACGGGACGCTGCCCAACGCGGTGGCCAGCACCGGCGTCGAAGGGCTGGAGACGATCGTCCCGATCGCGGCGATCTCCAGCTGGTACGACTACTACCGCAACGACGGCGCCGTCGTCGCGGCCGGCGGTTTCCAGGGCGAGGACGCGGACGTGCTCGCGGATTACGTCTACACGCGCCAGGATCGCGCCGTCTGCCGTCCGCTGATCGACCGGATCGGGGTGGACCAGGACCGGGTGACCGGCGACTACAGCCGCTTCTGGGACGTGCGGAACTACCGCAACGACGTGAACAAGGTGCGCGCCTCGGTGCTCGTGGTGCACGGCCTCGGCGACTGGAACGTCAAGACCGACCAGGGCACCCGCTGGTACGAAATGCTCAAGGCGCGCGGTGTCGAGCACAAGATCTGGCTGCACCAGGCCGGGCACGCCGACCCGTACAGCCTCCGCCGCGACGTCTGGCTCGCCACGCTGAACAAGTGGATGTCGCACTACCTCTACGGCATCGACAACGGCATCGAGCGCGAGCCGAAGGCCACCATCCAGCGTGAGGACAAGTCGTGGGTGGACGAGCCGGAGTGGCCGCTGCCCGGCACCCAGGACGTCAAGCTCTACCCGTGGCCCGGCGGTTCTTCGAAGGGCAAGCTCGACACGCGCAACCCCGTCCCGGGCAAGGCCGCCGTCGAGACGCTGGCTGACGACGCCAGCAAGACGATCGAACAGCTGGCGGCCGCCGCGTCGTCGGGCAACCGCCTGCTGTACTCGACCACTGCGGCGAAGCAGCCCGTACGGCTTTCCGGAACCGTGAAGACCGATCTGTCGCTGTCCTTCGACAAGCCGGCCGCGAACGTGACCGCGGTGCTCCTCGACCGCGCCCCGGACGGGACGGCGAAGGTGATCACCCGGGGGTGGACCGACCCGCAGAACCGGCGCGACCCCGCCCGCACCGACCCGATCACCCCTGGTGAGAACTACAAGGTCGAGGTGGAACTGGTCGCGAAGGACTACCTGCTGGCGGCCGGGCACAAGATCGAGTTCCTGGTGGCCTCCAGCGACCACGACTACACGCTCCGGCCGAAGCCGGGCGCCGGTGTCTCGGTCGAGCTGAACCGCACCTCGCTGGTGCTGCCGGTGGCGGGCGGCAAACCCGCGCTGCGTGCCGCCTTCGGCTGA